Proteins encoded together in one Terriglobus saanensis SP1PR4 window:
- a CDS encoding PEP-CTERM sorting domain-containing protein → MKASFLVKLFVALAVLLGSSTYASADTIGAISFTGANSYNSTSFTFVGNPTVLAATTTGSFTIFDSAAAVTANSFTFSPIFTPFQIFSITEGSNTLTIFFDSLDTIVNTPGALALTGLATIDLNGVITDGTFSLSSQFGDKTPVVSFSATALAPTPEPSTLFLLGTGLVGSAGAFFRRRRTLTA, encoded by the coding sequence ATGAAAGCATCATTCTTAGTTAAATTGTTCGTTGCTCTCGCCGTTCTGCTTGGTTCCTCTACGTATGCTTCTGCCGATACGATCGGGGCAATCTCCTTTACTGGCGCGAACTCGTATAACAGCACCTCTTTCACCTTCGTTGGCAACCCTACTGTCCTGGCAGCTACGACGACCGGTTCTTTCACGATTTTCGATAGTGCCGCCGCAGTGACAGCAAACAGCTTCACCTTCAGCCCCATCTTTACGCCGTTCCAGATCTTTTCGATCACGGAAGGCTCCAACACATTGACGATCTTCTTCGACTCGCTGGATACGATTGTGAACACACCTGGAGCTCTCGCTCTTACGGGCCTTGCAACCATTGACCTCAACGGAGTCATTACGGATGGTACGTTCTCGTTGAGCTCGCAGTTTGGTGATAAGACCCCGGTCGTCTCCTTCTCGGCTACAGCACTGGCACCGACGCCTGAACCCAGCACGCTCTTCCTCCTTGGCACCGGCCTGGTTGGATCCGCGGGCGCGTTCTTCCGTCGTCGTCGTACTCTCACGGCTTAG
- a CDS encoding ExeA family protein: MSPDPRFLYSTAATREALACLEHGIGSRKGFVVLTGEVGTGKTTLLRSALESLHVGKVHTSFVFNPRLDILDFLEFVLTDFGVPPTTRTKSSMLLQLNRWLIERYAQGDICVIVVDEAQNLSHDMLEEIRLLTNLETSSEKLLQIVLSGQPEFEEQLRLPALRQLRQRVPLWAHTSSLSLADTWAYIAHRLEVSGRTTPIFSREAVELVHRYSQGIPRIVNLICEHALIFGFVDRIPNIHSAVIRAVVRDLDLPEPEPMAKSSVLGHEPVGYPKSASSMKQPSSDEGSPFEREQERTIR; this comes from the coding sequence ATGAGCCCAGATCCGCGCTTTCTTTACAGCACGGCAGCGACGCGAGAGGCCCTGGCCTGCCTGGAGCATGGCATCGGATCCCGCAAAGGTTTTGTTGTGCTCACCGGCGAAGTCGGTACAGGCAAGACGACCCTTCTGCGCAGCGCGCTGGAGTCTTTGCATGTTGGAAAGGTCCACACTTCTTTCGTCTTCAATCCACGGCTGGACATCCTCGACTTCCTGGAGTTTGTTCTGACCGACTTCGGTGTGCCGCCGACGACGCGTACGAAGTCCAGCATGCTGCTGCAGCTGAACAGGTGGCTCATCGAGCGCTATGCGCAGGGCGATATCTGCGTCATTGTGGTGGACGAGGCGCAGAACCTCTCCCACGACATGCTCGAAGAAATCCGACTGCTTACAAACCTGGAGACCTCTTCCGAGAAGCTGCTGCAGATCGTGCTCTCCGGCCAGCCGGAGTTTGAAGAACAGCTGCGGCTACCGGCACTTCGTCAGCTCCGCCAGCGGGTTCCGCTCTGGGCCCACACCTCTTCTCTTTCTCTCGCCGATACCTGGGCTTATATCGCGCATCGCCTCGAAGTCTCCGGCAGAACAACGCCGATTTTTTCCAGGGAAGCGGTCGAGCTTGTACACCGATACAGCCAGGGGATTCCGCGCATCGTAAACCTCATCTGCGAGCACGCTCTGATCTTCGGCTTTGTCGATCGCATTCCGAACATCCACTCAGCAGTGATCCGAGCTGTTGTGCGCGACCTGGACCTTCCGGAACCGGAACCGATGGCCAAATCTTCGGTGCTGGGGCACGAACCAGTCGGCTATCCAAAGTCCGCATCCAGCATGAAACAACCGTCTTCGGACGAAGGCTCTCCCTTTGAGAGAGAGCAGGAAAGGACGATTCGATGA
- a CDS encoding exosortase C-terminal domain/associated protein EpsI, with product MKSPRFLVLTLLLLLATGVVYSRADTDRVPPSTPLDQLPKTIDSRSSNEIPISPDTLRLLGSGSFLHRIYRGTTPSGLPDDANAIGLFIGYFPTQRTGQAIHSPQNCLPGAGWTFLSSRKISLNGMEGDVGEYVITDGTAKQLVLYWYRSHGRSIASDYAAKAYMMADAIRYNRTDGALIRVITPMREQESMEAAHDRATQFASQLVTLLPEYIPN from the coding sequence ATGAAGTCACCCCGGTTTCTCGTTCTCACTCTTCTTCTGCTTTTAGCCACTGGCGTCGTCTACTCCCGTGCCGACACGGACCGCGTGCCTCCGAGCACACCGCTGGACCAGCTTCCTAAAACCATCGATTCGCGCTCCAGCAACGAGATTCCCATCAGTCCGGACACGCTGCGTCTCCTTGGGAGTGGCAGCTTCCTCCATCGCATCTATCGAGGAACCACCCCTAGCGGCCTTCCCGACGACGCAAACGCGATCGGGCTTTTTATCGGATACTTCCCCACACAGCGGACAGGCCAGGCCATCCACTCCCCGCAGAACTGCCTGCCCGGAGCGGGATGGACGTTTCTCTCCTCTCGTAAGATTTCGCTCAATGGTATGGAAGGCGATGTCGGAGAATATGTCATTACCGATGGAACGGCGAAGCAGCTTGTCCTCTACTGGTACCGTTCCCACGGGAGAAGTATCGCCAGCGACTACGCAGCGAAGGCTTATATGATGGCAGACGCGATCCGCTATAACCGTACGGATGGCGCTTTGATCCGCGTCATCACACCGATGAGGGAACAGGAGTCGATGGAAGCCGCGCATGATCGGGCGACTCAATTTGCCTCGCAGCTGGTTACTTTGCTGCCAGAGTACATCCCGAATTAG
- a CDS encoding tetratricopeptide repeat protein gives MSKPTNHFKIQTSGLIALCLVTASMAGCSRDPNVQKVKYLESGKRYEKSGKYKEAAIQFANALKADKNYGEAHYELAKSYIQMGMMQAGYNELVKTVELSPSNIQARLDTGNLALAGGQPDAAEVQAKAVLAAQPNNADAYAMLANVAIRKGDTPTALTQIGKALAIDPNRAAFHATYGMLQTLNPATLAQSQGELAKAVQLDPSNAGAHLGLAAILEKKGDVAGAEQQLNAAVSADPKNLQARVSLAALYMRSKDQPKAEAVLRKATEDLSESTQGSDLLRSYYAQQNQMDRAETAYADLTAKHPGSVPLKLVYAHILVGRGKIAQATEVSKELTKSKPKDPQVVVLNAMLMLNAGKVDEANSALQEALKDSPDNPTVRLWAGMTARAKGDIPAAQQDFQQVLQAEPANFGAQKGLAEIASSKGDFTLLRQIAESTIARYGNLPDGYLWRGTAEANEHDLDKAAADFQMALTKDPNNSAGLFELAQIRIAQHRVDDGRKLLEQAVSSSANAQALHLLTALDMQAKQPDKALARIQQLIGRFPQSGALYDELGAVQLSQHNGAGAIASAQKAMELNPSDAQAVKIYTQAQILTGNVGPAIAKWEQWIGAHPKDPQGYAVLGLLEESAGDPTKAMEYYKKTLELQPQQPAASNNLAYLMAEHGQNLDVALTLAQTARRGLPNSASTDDTLGWVYFRKGQYDSARSYLEDAAKLDPNNASIHYHLGMTYSRLNRKPDAQVHLNKAITLAPNTQTMKDATQELQRLG, from the coding sequence ATGTCGAAGCCAACAAATCATTTCAAAATTCAGACCTCGGGCCTGATTGCACTCTGTCTCGTGACTGCCAGCATGGCCGGATGCTCGCGCGACCCCAATGTTCAAAAGGTCAAATACCTCGAAAGCGGCAAGCGCTACGAGAAGAGCGGCAAGTATAAAGAGGCCGCAATCCAGTTCGCGAACGCACTGAAAGCGGACAAAAACTACGGCGAAGCCCACTATGAGCTGGCGAAGAGCTACATCCAGATGGGCATGATGCAGGCTGGATATAACGAACTGGTTAAGACTGTGGAGTTGAGCCCCAGCAACATTCAGGCGCGATTGGACACCGGCAATCTCGCGCTTGCGGGCGGACAGCCCGACGCCGCGGAGGTCCAGGCCAAGGCCGTCCTCGCTGCGCAGCCCAACAACGCCGATGCCTATGCCATGCTCGCGAATGTTGCGATCCGTAAGGGCGATACCCCTACCGCTCTCACGCAGATCGGCAAGGCCCTCGCCATCGACCCCAACCGCGCTGCCTTCCACGCAACCTATGGGATGCTGCAGACTCTTAACCCGGCTACGCTTGCTCAGTCGCAGGGCGAACTCGCCAAGGCGGTCCAGCTCGATCCCTCCAACGCCGGTGCGCATCTTGGCCTTGCGGCCATCCTGGAAAAGAAGGGCGACGTCGCCGGAGCAGAGCAGCAACTCAACGCCGCCGTCTCTGCGGATCCCAAAAATCTGCAGGCGCGTGTCAGCCTGGCTGCGCTCTACATGCGCTCCAAAGATCAGCCCAAGGCGGAAGCGGTTCTGCGCAAGGCGACAGAAGACCTCTCCGAATCGACGCAGGGCTCCGACCTTCTGCGAAGCTATTATGCACAGCAGAACCAGATGGACCGAGCAGAGACCGCTTACGCCGACCTGACTGCCAAGCACCCCGGAAGCGTTCCTCTGAAGCTCGTCTACGCCCACATCCTCGTAGGCCGGGGAAAGATCGCACAGGCGACCGAAGTCTCGAAGGAACTGACGAAATCCAAGCCGAAAGACCCGCAGGTCGTCGTGCTCAACGCCATGCTTATGCTCAATGCGGGCAAGGTCGACGAGGCGAACAGTGCTCTTCAGGAGGCTCTGAAAGACTCTCCAGACAACCCGACCGTTCGTCTCTGGGCGGGTATGACCGCTCGCGCCAAGGGCGATATTCCCGCGGCGCAGCAGGACTTTCAGCAGGTACTGCAGGCTGAACCAGCCAACTTCGGTGCACAGAAAGGTCTCGCTGAAATCGCCAGCAGCAAAGGTGACTTCACTCTGCTTCGCCAGATCGCGGAGAGCACGATCGCCCGGTATGGAAATCTTCCCGATGGTTATCTCTGGCGCGGCACTGCGGAAGCCAATGAGCACGATCTGGACAAGGCCGCCGCAGACTTCCAGATGGCTTTGACCAAGGATCCCAACAACTCCGCAGGTCTGTTCGAACTGGCGCAGATCCGCATCGCGCAGCATCGCGTCGACGATGGACGAAAACTCCTCGAACAGGCAGTTTCGTCCAGCGCCAATGCCCAGGCGCTTCATCTCCTGACGGCGTTGGACATGCAGGCGAAGCAGCCGGACAAGGCCCTTGCTCGCATTCAACAGCTCATCGGCCGGTTTCCCCAAAGCGGAGCGCTCTACGACGAACTGGGCGCAGTGCAGTTGAGCCAGCATAACGGCGCCGGTGCAATTGCAAGTGCGCAAAAGGCGATGGAACTCAACCCCTCTGACGCTCAGGCGGTCAAGATCTACACGCAGGCGCAGATTCTTACCGGCAACGTCGGACCTGCTATCGCCAAGTGGGAGCAGTGGATCGGCGCGCATCCCAAGGATCCGCAGGGGTACGCTGTCCTGGGGCTTCTCGAAGAATCCGCTGGCGATCCTACCAAGGCGATGGAGTACTACAAAAAGACCCTTGAACTTCAGCCGCAACAGCCTGCTGCTTCGAACAACCTCGCCTACCTGATGGCGGAGCACGGCCAAAACCTGGATGTAGCGCTCACCCTCGCACAGACCGCCCGTCGCGGTCTTCCCAACTCCGCCAGCACGGACGACACGCTGGGTTGGGTCTACTTCCGCAAGGGTCAGTATGACTCGGCGCGAAGCTATCTCGAAGATGCCGCCAAGCTGGATCCCAATAACGCGTCCATCCACTATCACCTGGGTATGACCTACAGCCGTCTCAACCGGAAGCCAGACGCTCAGGTTCACCTGAACAAGGCCATCACCCTCGCTCCAAACACCCAGACCATGAAAGATGCTACGCAGGAACTACAGCGCCTGGGGTAA
- the xrt gene encoding exosortase: MIEIENTAVVGHVDTSAAAGSFSPNFGTWKQQSRALLPQALVVGIFLVLLYWKVSIKLVSDWYLLPDFSHGFLIPFFVAFLLWDRRDRLAAVPIRPSWAGLQLVVFAIVVLMLGIYGAELFLSRISFVFLLAGIVWTLAGWQMLRELRFVFFVMLLGIPLPAVLFNQITFPLQLMASRVASAMLPLFNVPVLREGNVIQLASIQLEVAEACSGIRSLMSLFTVAVLYGYFMQKSRRNRVLLALASVPIAVAANVFRIVGTGLCVQYWDPDKALGFFHEFSGWLMFVLSLVCLHFVNTLLSIRRWNKGKTV; encoded by the coding sequence GTGATTGAAATTGAAAATACAGCGGTAGTGGGACACGTCGACACTTCCGCGGCAGCAGGCAGCTTCTCTCCGAACTTCGGGACGTGGAAGCAGCAATCCCGTGCCCTCCTTCCGCAGGCCTTGGTTGTCGGTATCTTCCTCGTCCTTCTTTACTGGAAGGTCAGCATCAAGCTCGTCTCCGACTGGTATCTCCTGCCGGATTTCTCTCACGGATTTCTGATCCCGTTTTTTGTCGCATTTCTTCTTTGGGACAGACGTGATCGCCTCGCGGCGGTGCCGATTCGCCCCAGCTGGGCGGGCTTGCAGCTCGTCGTCTTCGCCATTGTGGTGCTCATGCTGGGCATCTACGGCGCAGAGCTCTTCCTCTCCAGGATCTCCTTCGTCTTTCTGCTTGCAGGCATCGTCTGGACCCTCGCTGGCTGGCAGATGCTGCGCGAACTCCGTTTTGTCTTCTTTGTCATGCTCCTCGGCATTCCCCTGCCGGCTGTGCTCTTTAATCAGATAACGTTTCCGCTGCAGCTCATGGCCTCGCGTGTGGCCAGCGCTATGCTTCCGCTCTTCAACGTGCCAGTGCTGCGCGAAGGCAACGTCATTCAACTCGCTTCCATCCAGTTGGAAGTCGCAGAGGCCTGTAGCGGCATCCGGTCCTTAATGAGCCTCTTCACCGTCGCCGTTCTGTACGGCTACTTCATGCAGAAATCCAGAAGAAACCGTGTCCTGCTTGCACTCGCCAGCGTGCCTATCGCGGTTGCCGCAAATGTCTTTCGCATCGTGGGAACGGGGCTTTGCGTACAGTATTGGGACCCGGACAAGGCATTGGGTTTTTTCCATGAGTTTTCCGGCTGGCTCATGTTTGTCCTCTCGCTTGTCTGCTTGCACTTCGTGAATACACTGCTTTCAATCCGACGTTGGAACAAGGGGAAAACAGTATGA
- a CDS encoding PEP-CTERM sorting domain-containing protein: MRRRLILTLLLLTVSVGTARTVAASPDCSKWVAEYRQKLENDQRVRRAVTAQRRARAYAKRKVAGYVKPKPRVVTVADHPRPRRPHLTPAEMMKRFKIVCGDLPNDETATVLPPDPPPAYALTRPFTPGVVNNVPVDTPPPTITGTVPPVTPESPIIPSSPSIPTGPGIPPIGPPVIPPTPPAVPEPNTLLMVASGVAGLARIAYRKRK; encoded by the coding sequence ATGCGTCGTCGCCTTATCCTCACCCTTCTTTTGCTGACTGTGTCTGTAGGAACAGCCAGAACAGTCGCGGCTTCACCGGACTGTTCGAAATGGGTGGCTGAGTATCGACAGAAGCTCGAGAACGACCAGCGAGTCCGTCGAGCTGTGACGGCACAACGTCGCGCTCGCGCTTACGCCAAACGCAAGGTTGCGGGCTACGTCAAGCCGAAGCCCCGTGTTGTCACGGTGGCCGATCATCCTCGTCCGCGCCGTCCGCATTTGACGCCGGCAGAGATGATGAAGCGCTTCAAGATTGTTTGCGGAGATCTTCCAAATGACGAGACGGCAACCGTGCTTCCCCCGGATCCTCCACCTGCATATGCACTTACGCGTCCGTTCACACCGGGAGTGGTAAACAATGTTCCCGTAGATACGCCTCCGCCCACGATTACGGGAACGGTTCCGCCGGTCACACCGGAGTCACCGATCATCCCCTCCAGCCCGTCGATTCCGACGGGACCTGGAATACCTCCGATCGGACCTCCGGTGATTCCGCCGACTCCGCCAGCGGTGCCGGAACCGAATACGCTGCTCATGGTCGCCAGTGGAGTTGCTGGTTTAGCCCGTATTGCTTATCGGAAGCGGAAATAA
- a CDS encoding GumC family protein, whose product MLGHRQLRPNEYWQLLKRRGWIVLIPALVLPFVGFAISYLVPPQYVSQTTVLIDQQKVPDDYVKPVVTADLDNRLATMKEQILSRSRLQPIVERLNLYPGQSMENRIDNARTNISIKLIHSEIARSGGLPGFTIAFKAGDARTAQIVCGEITSLFINANTLDREQSTQGTTDFLKGQLDDAKRNLDEQDARLAEFQKKYVGKLPGEESPNLNMLTSLNTQLEAATQQLARMQQDKTYAESMLAQQTRDVVPSEAPGYVQSPQQIEMAQLQSQETELSTRYTADYPDLIAVRRKIGELRAKMAASPTSPTHTAATPSVRESVGVQQLRAQVRAATQGIEAKRQEQAQIQNAVRMYQDRIQSSPLVEAQFKQITRDYQTAQQFYDDLLTKVNHSKMAADLEKRQQGEQFKLLDEPTLPDSPSTPKRPLFAGAGLVLGLLIGFATAALLEFRDQSINTEADIWETMNLPTLATISWVGDKVPDSIEKKGLKGLFQRSPKDAIAPSEARG is encoded by the coding sequence ATGCTTGGACATCGTCAACTAAGACCGAATGAGTATTGGCAACTGCTGAAGCGCCGCGGGTGGATCGTTTTGATTCCAGCGCTCGTGCTTCCTTTTGTAGGGTTTGCTATTTCGTATCTTGTACCGCCGCAGTATGTCTCGCAGACCACGGTGCTGATCGATCAGCAGAAGGTCCCGGATGATTATGTGAAGCCCGTCGTAACGGCGGATCTGGACAATCGGCTGGCTACGATGAAGGAACAGATCCTCAGCCGTTCGCGCCTCCAGCCTATCGTCGAGCGCCTGAACCTGTACCCCGGGCAGTCGATGGAAAATCGCATCGACAACGCGCGTACGAATATCTCGATCAAGTTGATTCATTCAGAGATCGCACGCTCCGGAGGCCTTCCCGGGTTCACCATCGCATTCAAGGCTGGCGATGCGCGCACGGCGCAGATCGTCTGCGGCGAGATTACATCGCTCTTTATCAACGCCAATACGCTAGACCGCGAACAGTCCACGCAGGGGACGACCGACTTCCTCAAGGGGCAGCTCGATGACGCCAAGCGCAATCTGGACGAGCAGGATGCGCGTCTCGCAGAGTTCCAGAAGAAGTATGTCGGGAAACTTCCAGGGGAAGAGTCGCCGAACCTGAATATGCTGACCAGCCTGAATACGCAGCTGGAAGCAGCGACACAGCAGCTTGCGCGTATGCAGCAGGATAAGACGTACGCCGAATCGATGCTGGCGCAGCAGACCCGCGATGTCGTGCCAAGCGAGGCTCCGGGCTATGTGCAGTCGCCCCAGCAGATTGAGATGGCGCAGTTACAGTCGCAAGAGACGGAGCTTTCGACGCGATACACCGCGGACTATCCGGACCTGATTGCGGTCCGGCGCAAGATCGGTGAGCTTCGCGCAAAGATGGCGGCCTCACCCACAAGCCCCACACATACCGCGGCGACGCCTTCCGTCCGGGAGTCGGTGGGCGTGCAGCAACTTCGCGCGCAGGTTCGCGCGGCGACGCAGGGGATCGAAGCGAAGCGCCAGGAGCAGGCACAGATTCAGAATGCGGTACGCATGTACCAGGACCGCATCCAGTCCTCACCACTGGTCGAAGCTCAATTCAAGCAGATCACGCGTGACTACCAGACGGCGCAGCAGTTCTACGACGACCTGTTGACCAAGGTGAATCACTCGAAGATGGCGGCTGATCTGGAGAAGCGCCAGCAGGGTGAGCAGTTCAAGTTGCTGGATGAACCGACTCTTCCGGACTCACCTTCCACTCCGAAGCGGCCCCTATTTGCGGGAGCAGGTCTGGTCCTTGGACTTTTGATTGGATTTGCGACCGCGGCTCTACTTGAGTTCCGCGATCAGTCGATCAACACCGAGGCCGACATCTGGGAGACGATGAACCTGCCGACGCTCGCCACCATCTCCTGGGTGGGCGATAAGGTACCGGACTCAATCGAAAAGAAAGGTCTCAAGGGGCTCTTCCAACGATCCCCCAAAGATGCTATTGCTCCTTCTGAGGCCCGCGGCTGA
- a CDS encoding polysaccharide biosynthesis/export family protein has protein sequence MRLTVCTLVLLCLLSGGALSAQVKPLVTPAPQATKVVTPEGTGPASTTPDAGIAANYVIGPDDSLQVTVWKEPSLSGTFPVRPDGMISLVLLGDLMAAGRTPMQLGDDISTRLKKYIQDPNVTVLVAAVNSHRIFLVGEVQKVGPLPLSAGMTPLQAIAAAGGLTAFANSKHIYILRGTQGKQIKIPFNYKSALKGDVQGIALQSGDTIVVP, from the coding sequence ATGAGATTGACAGTTTGCACCCTTGTACTGCTTTGTTTACTCTCGGGCGGTGCTCTCTCCGCCCAGGTGAAGCCGCTGGTCACGCCTGCACCACAGGCGACCAAGGTGGTGACACCCGAGGGGACAGGGCCCGCCAGCACCACCCCGGATGCCGGCATTGCTGCCAACTACGTCATCGGTCCGGATGACTCTCTGCAAGTCACGGTCTGGAAAGAGCCGAGCCTTTCGGGAACCTTCCCGGTCCGTCCAGATGGAATGATCTCGCTTGTGCTTCTGGGCGACCTGATGGCCGCTGGCCGGACTCCCATGCAGCTGGGCGACGATATCAGCACGCGTCTGAAGAAATATATCCAGGACCCGAATGTGACGGTACTGGTGGCAGCCGTCAACAGCCATCGCATCTTTCTGGTGGGAGAGGTGCAGAAGGTAGGGCCGCTCCCACTCTCTGCCGGAATGACTCCCTTGCAGGCCATCGCCGCGGCCGGCGGTCTGACGGCGTTTGCAAATTCCAAGCACATCTACATCCTGCGTGGCACGCAGGGAAAGCAGATCAAGATTCCGTTTAATTACAAGAGCGCTCTGAAGGGCGATGTCCAGGGAATCGCGCTTCAATCCGGCGACACGATCGTGGTGCCGTAA